A DNA window from Candidatus Binatia bacterium contains the following coding sequences:
- a CDS encoding c-type cytochrome, translating into MRKRIMLGSFVLTAFWFSAGAGTAMAAAEDGKKDFEAKKCISCHSLGSQKGAMAKLGGPLDGVGGKRDAAWLKGYLTDPKSNMPNAKMPKQKLTEKEIDDLVQYMLSLK; encoded by the coding sequence ATGCGCAAGAGGATTATGCTGGGTAGTTTTGTTCTCACCGCCTTCTGGTTCAGCGCGGGGGCCGGGACCGCGATGGCGGCAGCGGAGGACGGGAAAAAAGATTTTGAAGCGAAAAAATGCATATCCTGTCACAGCCTAGGGTCGCAGAAGGGTGCGATGGCGAAACTGGGCGGACCACTCGATGGCGTCGGCGGTAAGCGCGATGCCGCTTGGCTGAAGGGATACCTCACGGATCCGAAGTCGAATATGCCCAATGCCAAGATGCCGAAGCAGAAGTTGACCGAGAAGGAGATCGACGACCTCGTGCAATACATGCTGAGCCTGAAGTAG
- a CDS encoding Rieske (2Fe-2S) protein gives MGEEKATRRSFLGKMMVGTLLTGSAAAVSVVAAYLFPPEEARSGLTPQSVKAGRAVDIAPGRGKLALVDGEPVWVLNSANGFAGMSALCTHKGCIVKWDEKRRVFSCPCHEGLFDERGNVIAGLPRRPLSRFRVGLVHGELYVSRGEVEEG, from the coding sequence ATGGGGGAAGAGAAGGCGACACGGCGCTCCTTCTTGGGCAAAATGATGGTGGGGACGCTGCTGACAGGAAGTGCTGCTGCCGTCAGCGTCGTCGCAGCCTATCTTTTCCCTCCCGAAGAGGCCCGTTCGGGCCTGACGCCGCAAAGCGTTAAGGCCGGCAGAGCAGTAGACATCGCTCCTGGTAGGGGAAAGCTCGCCTTGGTCGACGGGGAACCGGTCTGGGTGCTTAATTCGGCCAATGGTTTCGCCGGCATGTCAGCGCTTTGTACCCACAAAGGCTGCATCGTCAAATGGGATGAAAAGCGGAGAGTCTTTAGCTGTCCGTGCCACGAAGGTTTGTTTGACGAACGCGGCAACGTCATTGCCGGGCTCCCCCGGCGGCCACTGTCCCGCTTTCGCGTGGGTCTCGTCCATGGTGAGCTGTACGTTTCACGTGGAGAGGTGGAAGAGGGTTAG
- a CDS encoding phosphotransferase gives MEDLAPLLRELVRASFGTTVRVQRLAPLAGDASTRRYVRLWLEGVGAPATVVAMILADRGIALSSEELTVFKEPLRELPYLNLHRFLVSLGIAVPELYADASPRGVLLLEDIGDTCLWDAAQQQPDDRVQHLYAQAIDQLLRIQIEGTRRREPGCIAFQQAFDERLFLWEFEHFIEYGIEMRLGQPLPGRDAEVLRTSFRSIARRLDAQPRYLTHRDFHSWNLFVQDDRIRVIDFQDALLAPAPYDLATLLGDRDTPQVVRPAMERALLDYYRQGWHELSGSELDAAGFNDIYFLCALQKALKVVGRFYFIEMVKKKPGYLRYIPSTVKQIERILPRFPELAEMSAILVRYLPRVS, from the coding sequence GTGGAAGATCTTGCGCCGTTGTTGCGGGAGCTGGTGCGCGCCTCCTTTGGAACGACCGTACGGGTGCAGCGTCTTGCCCCACTGGCCGGCGATGCCTCGACCCGGCGCTATGTTCGCCTGTGGCTGGAAGGGGTCGGAGCACCGGCCACCGTCGTCGCGATGATTCTCGCCGACCGCGGCATTGCTCTCTCTTCGGAAGAATTGACCGTCTTCAAAGAACCGCTACGCGAACTGCCGTACCTGAACCTGCACCGATTTCTTGTCAGCCTCGGCATCGCCGTTCCCGAACTCTACGCCGACGCTTCTCCACGCGGGGTGCTGTTGCTGGAAGACATCGGCGACACCTGTCTGTGGGACGCGGCGCAGCAGCAACCTGACGACCGCGTCCAGCATCTGTACGCACAGGCCATCGATCAGCTCCTCCGCATCCAAATCGAGGGCACGCGCCGGCGTGAGCCCGGTTGCATTGCCTTTCAGCAGGCCTTCGACGAACGGTTGTTCCTGTGGGAATTCGAACATTTCATCGAATACGGCATCGAGATGCGGCTCGGCCAGCCCCTGCCGGGCCGCGACGCGGAGGTGTTACGCACCTCTTTCCGCAGCATCGCCCGCCGCCTCGATGCACAACCGCGCTACCTCACCCATCGCGATTTCCACAGCTGGAACCTTTTCGTGCAAGACGACAGGATCCGCGTCATCGACTTCCAGGACGCCTTGCTGGCGCCCGCGCCTTACGACTTGGCGACGCTGCTCGGAGACCGCGACACGCCGCAGGTCGTGCGCCCGGCGATGGAGCGCGCGCTACTGGACTACTATCGGCAAGGTTGGCACGAACTGTCCGGTAGCGAACTCGATGCGGCGGGGTTCAACGACATCTACTTTCTCTGCGCGCTGCAAAAGGCACTCAAGGTGGTCGGGCGCTTTTACTTCATCGAGATGGTGAAAAAGAAACCGGGATACCTGCGCTACATTCCGTCCACGGTGAAACAGATCGAGCGCATCCTGCCACGGTTTCCGGAGTTGGCAGAGATGTCCGCGATCTTGGTGCGCTATCTTCCCAGGGTGAGTTGA
- a CDS encoding ketopantoate reductase family protein: MARHRAATMDKENPPTAGHVLVAGAGALGSVYGCFLRRAGYAVTLLGRAPHLEAIAASGLQIEGLWGNHHATGFHLLTDARDATTVFDAILLSAKSYDTSSIARAIAPLLAPDGVVISLQNGLGNVEQIAEEVGWQHVLAGRVIFGAEVVAPGQVRITVYADPVLIGVWRDERDPHLEMLARLWAARLAGAGIPATYCDDIKAALWGKVLYNAGLNPLSALLGVHYGALGEEPNTRAIMDAVFDEVYAVAAAEGVAMTFASSADYRAEFYGRLLPSTIHHRSSMLQDLERGRPTEIDAINGEVWRRGTVHGVTTPVNEVLTRLVHARQTMNSR; this comes from the coding sequence ATGGCTCGACATCGGGCCGCCACAATGGATAAAGAGAATCCGCCAACAGCAGGACATGTTCTCGTAGCGGGTGCCGGAGCACTCGGATCCGTCTACGGCTGTTTCTTGCGCCGGGCCGGCTACGCGGTCACCCTGCTCGGCCGGGCCCCGCACCTCGAAGCCATTGCCGCAAGCGGCCTGCAGATCGAGGGCCTGTGGGGCAACCACCACGCCACCGGTTTTCACCTCCTCACCGACGCGCGGGACGCCACGACGGTTTTCGACGCCATTCTGCTCTCCGCCAAGTCCTACGATACCAGCAGCATTGCTCGAGCCATCGCACCGCTGCTGGCGCCAGATGGTGTCGTAATCTCGTTGCAGAACGGCTTGGGCAATGTCGAGCAGATCGCCGAAGAAGTCGGCTGGCAGCACGTCCTGGCCGGTCGCGTGATTTTTGGTGCCGAGGTGGTTGCCCCCGGACAGGTGCGCATCACGGTCTATGCCGACCCAGTGCTGATTGGCGTGTGGCGGGACGAGCGCGATCCACATCTGGAAATGCTGGCGCGCCTGTGGGCGGCACGCCTGGCGGGCGCTGGCATTCCGGCCACTTACTGTGACGACATCAAGGCGGCGCTTTGGGGCAAGGTGCTGTACAACGCCGGCTTGAATCCGCTCAGCGCGTTGCTGGGCGTACATTACGGCGCCTTGGGCGAGGAACCGAACACCCGGGCCATCATGGATGCCGTGTTCGACGAGGTCTACGCCGTGGCTGCCGCCGAAGGGGTGGCGATGACCTTCGCCTCGTCAGCCGATTACCGCGCCGAGTTTTATGGGCGCCTGCTTCCTTCGACCATCCATCATCGCTCTTCGATGCTACAGGACCTGGAGCGCGGAAGGCCAACCGAAATCGACGCCATCAACGGCGAGGTGTGGCGGCGTGGGACCGTCCACGGCGTCACCACGCCGGTCAACGAAGTGTTGACCCGGCTCGTGCACGCGCGCCAGACTATGAACAGCAGGTAA
- a CDS encoding cytochrome b N-terminal domain-containing protein, protein MLSPLTEIIGAERDRTVPPYVSLARYLGGLVVAFFCLEIATGILLMIYYRPSIGAAHLSTGVIIDEVNLGWLIRSLHRRGADLIVFLISLHLIRVYFSRAYQNPRQLTWASGILLLLVVVAFDLTGVLLPWDQYAYWSTDFLKETLAGIPLAGDVLVTILWGGASLGEAGLLRFYAFHIAVLPWVALFFLSSHLFMVWRFGFKQPARRGGVPPVPSIPFFPDFLVDLYIAFLLTFGLLLSIAILFPSHLGEQADPVSPLLGVQPRWYLMPVHQLLQAVSTPIAVLLAFAAFFLLLFLPVLDAGIVDSARGRTVRLLLGLLVVGAWVLLGVREYFF, encoded by the coding sequence TTGCTCTCGCCGCTCACAGAGATCATCGGCGCGGAACGGGACCGAACCGTTCCCCCGTACGTCAGTTTGGCCCGCTACCTTGGCGGCCTAGTGGTCGCATTTTTCTGTCTGGAGATCGCAACTGGCATCCTGTTGATGATCTACTACCGTCCCTCGATTGGGGCGGCTCACCTGAGCACCGGAGTCATCATCGATGAGGTGAACCTAGGGTGGCTGATCCGCTCCTTACACCGGCGGGGCGCTGACCTGATAGTTTTCCTCATTTCGTTGCATCTGATCCGGGTGTATTTCTCCCGTGCCTACCAGAACCCCCGGCAGCTCACCTGGGCTTCGGGGATTTTGCTCCTCTTGGTTGTCGTGGCGTTCGATCTGACCGGAGTGCTTCTTCCCTGGGATCAATATGCCTACTGGTCAACCGATTTTCTCAAGGAAACCCTTGCCGGAATTCCGCTTGCCGGAGACGTGCTGGTGACGATCTTGTGGGGGGGGGCAAGCCTCGGCGAAGCAGGATTGCTGCGGTTCTACGCCTTCCACATTGCGGTCTTGCCATGGGTGGCGCTGTTCTTTCTGTCGTCTCATCTGTTCATGGTGTGGCGTTTCGGTTTCAAGCAGCCGGCTCGACGAGGGGGTGTTCCACCGGTTCCTTCCATCCCCTTCTTCCCGGATTTTCTGGTGGACCTCTATATTGCCTTTCTGTTGACCTTCGGGCTGCTTCTGTCGATTGCCATTCTCTTCCCGTCACATCTTGGGGAGCAGGCTGATCCCGTATCGCCGCTGCTCGGGGTGCAGCCGCGGTGGTATCTCATGCCGGTGCACCAACTGCTCCAAGCGGTTTCGACTCCGATCGCTGTCCTCTTGGCCTTCGCGGCCTTCTTCCTCCTCTTGTTTCTCCCCGTTCTTGATGCTGGAATCGTGGACTCAGCCAGGGGAAGAACCGTGCGCTTGCTGCTGGGGCTGCTCGTCGTTGGTGCGTGGGTCTTGCTGGGGGTGAGGGAGTACTTCTTCTAG
- a CDS encoding cytochrome b/b6 domain-containing protein, with translation MTPKRIVLLAVALLGALLLRDEAAAEEITDEACLACHGTEGFGDPEGRALFVGADAFGASVHAPLSCVTCHADATTVPHEQKPTRVAINTCVTCHEDAVGAYQNSVHGRSRAKGNGEAATCTDCHGNIHAVTPHTEPTATTHWSKMAATCARCHANVEMAKKFRIPVVRPAEAYLQSVHARAVAKGKHAAVCSDCHGSHDILNNTDPRSTILRANVPDTCGKCHADILATYRESVHGEALARGVSDAPVCTDCHGEHHILSPADTSSPVSATKVATETCGRCHASWRLSEKYGFDPQKVSAFRDSYHGLAARAGKATVANCSSCHGVHDIRRSSDPRSSINAANLAATCSKCHPGAGARFTIGSVHGSSDAVGTWAASWVRWIYLWLIALTIGGMFAHNALDFSRKARRPRTGPPPVPPGQPERMIRPLRWQHGLTMASFSLLVYTGFALKYPESWWAAPLVYWEGPLGLRGLTHRIAAVVMIVALVWHIGQLCVDRRLRTCIVFGMLPSLHDAKVLFGTLAYYFRVRRTPPHSGTTFNYAEKAEYLAFMWGSAVMAVTGFTLWFSNLTLQYLPGWVPDVVTAVHFYEAILASLAILVWHFYWVIFDPDVYPMDWTWWDGRPPASRVMERTAPEDAAADDSTDPHGTQWS, from the coding sequence ATGACGCCTAAGAGAATCGTATTGCTCGCAGTCGCCCTTCTTGGCGCGCTTCTCCTTCGGGACGAAGCAGCAGCAGAGGAGATTACAGACGAAGCGTGCTTGGCTTGTCATGGAACGGAGGGCTTTGGCGACCCGGAAGGCCGTGCCCTGTTTGTGGGCGCCGATGCCTTCGGTGCCTCGGTGCATGCCCCGCTTTCGTGCGTCACCTGCCACGCGGATGCCACAACCGTTCCGCACGAACAGAAGCCGACGCGCGTGGCCATAAATACCTGCGTCACGTGCCACGAAGACGCCGTGGGGGCCTACCAGAATAGCGTACACGGGAGGTCGAGAGCCAAGGGCAATGGCGAGGCGGCAACGTGTACGGATTGTCACGGCAACATCCACGCGGTCACGCCGCATACCGAGCCGACAGCGACGACGCACTGGTCGAAGATGGCCGCGACCTGTGCACGCTGTCACGCCAACGTCGAGATGGCGAAGAAGTTCCGGATCCCGGTAGTGCGGCCGGCCGAGGCCTATCTGCAAAGCGTGCACGCTCGTGCCGTCGCCAAAGGCAAGCACGCGGCGGTGTGCTCGGATTGCCACGGCTCGCACGACATTCTGAACAACACCGATCCGCGCTCGACGATATTGCGCGCCAACGTGCCTGATACCTGCGGCAAGTGCCACGCCGATATTCTCGCGACCTATCGGGAGAGTGTGCACGGTGAGGCGCTGGCGCGCGGGGTCAGTGACGCGCCGGTGTGCACCGACTGTCACGGCGAGCACCACATCCTCAGCCCCGCGGATACTTCATCGCCGGTCTCGGCGACGAAGGTCGCCACAGAAACGTGTGGCCGCTGCCATGCCAGTTGGCGCTTGAGTGAAAAGTACGGTTTCGATCCGCAGAAGGTGTCGGCCTTTCGGGACAGCTACCACGGCTTGGCGGCGCGTGCCGGGAAGGCCACGGTCGCCAACTGCTCGAGCTGCCACGGCGTGCACGATATTCGCCGCTCGTCCGACCCGCGGTCGTCAATCAATGCGGCGAATCTGGCGGCGACCTGCAGCAAGTGTCACCCGGGTGCGGGCGCGCGCTTCACGATCGGCTCGGTGCACGGATCGAGCGACGCCGTCGGCACGTGGGCGGCCTCCTGGGTACGGTGGATCTATCTGTGGTTGATCGCCCTGACCATCGGCGGGATGTTCGCGCACAACGCGCTGGACTTCTCGCGGAAGGCGCGGCGCCCGCGGACGGGACCGCCGCCAGTGCCGCCGGGACAGCCGGAACGCATGATCCGGCCACTGCGCTGGCAGCATGGATTGACGATGGCGAGCTTCTCGTTGCTCGTCTACACCGGCTTCGCGTTGAAGTATCCGGAGAGTTGGTGGGCAGCCCCGCTGGTCTACTGGGAGGGTCCGCTGGGTCTCCGCGGCCTCACCCACCGCATCGCCGCGGTGGTCATGATCGTCGCCCTGGTGTGGCACATCGGACAGCTGTGCGTGGACCGGCGCCTGCGGACGTGCATTGTCTTTGGGATGCTGCCGTCTCTGCACGACGCCAAGGTGCTGTTCGGCACGCTGGCGTACTACTTCCGCGTGCGGCGCACGCCGCCACACAGCGGCACGACCTTCAACTACGCCGAGAAGGCCGAGTACCTGGCGTTCATGTGGGGTTCGGCGGTCATGGCCGTGACCGGGTTCACGCTGTGGTTTTCGAACCTGACACTGCAGTATCTCCCCGGTTGGGTTCCGGACGTCGTCACCGCCGTGCATTTCTACGAAGCGATCTTGGCCTCACTCGCCATCCTCGTGTGGCACTTCTACTGGGTGATCTTCGACCCCGACGTCTATCCGATGGACTGGACATGGTGGGACGGGCGCCCGCCAGCGAGTCGAGTGATGGAGCGCACCGCGCCCGAAGACGCGGCGGCGGACGACTCTACGGACCCGCACGGCACACAATGGTCCTGA
- the nrfD gene encoding NrfD/PsrC family molybdoenzyme membrane anchor subunit, with translation MTPEMIERLTGLTKQVQGYIYPNDIDIHWSILIVVYPYLTGLVAGAFILASLVKVFNVKEVQPTYKLSLLTALAFLLIAPLPLLMHLGHPERGFEVLLTPNVTSAMAMFGFVYAWYLMAVLLLEVWFAYRKDLILWARQEHGPIKWIHRALALFSNDVSPGALEFDRKAMKVITIVGIPSAFLLHGYVGFIFGSIKANPWWSSVLMPIVFLFSAIVSGIALVILLYMVVLPLRGEAIDMKCLEKMASFLFYAVIVDFSLECLDFIHRLYESEESIKILSQLVFNKLIISLLVMQVLLGMLAPLGIMVAIKTLNLNDELKRLLYFLSVLLIQLGIFSTRWNVVIGGQMFSKSLSGLTTYKMEIVGIEGLLTAIALLLVPFLVLAVLMKILPPWDTPAAGTVEPNVAS, from the coding sequence ATGACCCCTGAGATGATTGAGCGGCTGACGGGACTCACGAAACAGGTCCAGGGGTACATCTACCCGAATGACATCGATATCCACTGGTCCATTTTGATCGTGGTGTATCCTTACCTCACTGGGCTGGTTGCCGGCGCATTTATCCTGGCATCGTTGGTGAAGGTGTTCAACGTGAAGGAAGTGCAGCCCACGTACAAGTTATCCCTCCTGACTGCGCTGGCGTTCCTGCTGATTGCGCCGCTGCCCTTGCTCATGCATCTCGGCCATCCGGAGCGCGGGTTCGAGGTCCTCCTTACCCCAAATGTAACCTCGGCCATGGCCATGTTTGGTTTCGTGTACGCTTGGTATCTCATGGCTGTTCTCTTGCTCGAAGTATGGTTCGCGTATCGGAAGGACCTCATCCTGTGGGCCCGGCAAGAGCATGGGCCGATAAAGTGGATCCACCGGGCGCTGGCGCTGTTCTCCAATGATGTTAGCCCTGGGGCGCTCGAATTTGATCGGAAGGCCATGAAAGTCATCACCATCGTCGGTATCCCGTCGGCCTTCTTGCTGCACGGGTATGTTGGGTTCATTTTTGGCTCGATCAAAGCAAATCCCTGGTGGAGCTCGGTGTTGATGCCGATCGTCTTCTTGTTTTCTGCGATTGTGTCCGGAATTGCGCTGGTCATCCTGCTGTACATGGTGGTTCTGCCGCTCCGGGGCGAGGCAATCGATATGAAGTGCCTCGAAAAGATGGCGTCGTTTTTGTTCTATGCCGTGATCGTCGACTTTTCGCTCGAGTGCCTTGATTTCATCCACCGGCTCTATGAGAGCGAAGAATCGATCAAAATCCTGTCGCAACTGGTGTTCAACAAGCTGATCATCAGCCTCCTGGTCATGCAGGTCCTGCTCGGAATGCTTGCGCCGCTCGGCATCATGGTCGCCATCAAAACCCTGAATCTGAACGACGAGCTGAAGAGACTGTTATATTTTCTTTCTGTGTTGTTGATTCAGCTGGGAATATTCAGCACGCGGTGGAATGTCGTGATCGGCGGTCAGATGTTTTCCAAGAGTCTTTCCGGTCTTACGACGTACAAGATGGAGATCGTCGGCATCGAGGGGTTACTCACCGCGATCGCACTGCTGCTGGTGCCGTTCCTGGTGCTGGCCGTCCTGATGAAGATATTGCCGCCCTGGGACACGCCGGCGGCCGGAACTGTGGAGCCCAACGTGGCTAGCTAG
- a CDS encoding Mov34/MPN/PAD-1 family protein, with translation MALVIRKATVEALQTHACATYPDECCGMIVDRGGGEEVVQVTNLQNELHAKDPVQFPRTARIAYTMGAEAAPILIAAERGELRLRAFYHSHPEHDAYFSAEDHKQALGGWDEPSYPDAAQIVMSVRNREIPAIKAFAWDASARDFVEIPLTVG, from the coding sequence ATGGCGCTGGTCATCCGTAAAGCAACCGTCGAGGCCCTCCAGACGCACGCGTGCGCAACCTACCCGGACGAGTGTTGCGGTATGATCGTTGATCGCGGCGGTGGCGAGGAAGTGGTGCAGGTGACGAACCTGCAGAACGAGTTGCATGCAAAGGATCCGGTACAATTTCCGCGCACGGCGCGCATCGCATACACCATGGGCGCCGAAGCCGCCCCCATTCTCATTGCCGCCGAGCGCGGCGAACTGCGGCTACGCGCCTTCTACCATTCCCACCCCGAACACGACGCCTATTTTTCGGCCGAGGACCACAAGCAGGCGCTGGGCGGATGGGACGAGCCGAGCTACCCCGATGCGGCCCAGATCGTGATGTCGGTGCGCAACCGGGAGATACCCGCGATCAAGGCATTCGCCTGGGACGCATCAGCACGTGATTTCGTCGAGATCCCGCTCACCGTCGGTTGA
- a CDS encoding cytochrome c3 family protein, with amino-acid sequence MRESVSRWGRRIVVTLAIFVPSAIAFMFLSIQITSQPRFCGSCHYMAPYYESWRTSSHKDVLCVECHIPPGIQSEVRKKYEALAMVARYFTGTYSTNPWAEVDDLSCLRSGCHTKRVLLGKELYRGVLFDHQPHLTELRREKRLRCTSCHSQIVQGSHIAVTGSTCFLCHFKNTTLNQGTARCTLCHEIPEKTITTAGLSFDHGEVKRLDMNCTLCHEGVVRGNGEVPRERCYTCHNDTSRLNLYGKTEFLHRMHVTEHKVECLNCHIEITHKIPAREEALAAECKSCHSSAAGHSAVRDFYRGISGKGVNPRPAAMYLAGVRCEACHNVPGSEFGRASEVSCMSCHGPKYLTIYRSWQLGLGKRLEGVKAELRESKKRAEANSDAIQGKLLKEAEDNVSLVEQGRGIHNPGYALDLLESAHRASLAALGAAGDGKPARAAWVQAPYEADCLQCHFGIEYISGNAFGREFPHGKHVVSGRLRCTVCHQGREKHGVMKIGAEDCERCHTRITKPMAVAAEECLGCHTADIGRVSDKVRFPHDKHVESGVDCALCHVGVAQAPHRAFAHSATALPKLGHALCVTCHSADVPSGDDIPEGAECTKCHVES; translated from the coding sequence ATGCGAGAGAGCGTAAGCAGATGGGGAAGAAGAATCGTCGTTACGCTGGCGATTTTCGTCCCGTCTGCGATTGCGTTCATGTTTCTCTCGATCCAGATCACCTCGCAGCCACGCTTTTGCGGGAGCTGCCACTACATGGCGCCCTATTACGAGTCTTGGCGCACCTCGAGTCACAAGGATGTCTTGTGCGTTGAATGCCACATCCCGCCGGGGATTCAATCCGAGGTTCGGAAGAAGTATGAAGCGTTGGCGATGGTCGCGCGGTACTTCACGGGCACCTACTCGACCAACCCGTGGGCCGAGGTTGACGACCTCAGCTGCTTGCGCAGCGGCTGCCACACCAAGCGGGTTTTGCTGGGCAAGGAGCTCTATCGCGGTGTCCTCTTCGACCATCAGCCTCACCTCACTGAGTTGCGAAGGGAGAAGCGCCTGCGGTGCACCAGTTGCCACTCGCAGATCGTGCAGGGCAGCCACATTGCAGTGACTGGCAGCACCTGTTTTCTGTGCCACTTCAAGAACACCACCTTGAATCAAGGCACGGCACGCTGCACGCTTTGCCACGAGATTCCGGAGAAGACGATCACGACGGCCGGGCTCTCGTTCGATCATGGCGAGGTGAAGCGGCTCGATATGAACTGCACGCTCTGTCACGAAGGCGTGGTGCGGGGAAACGGCGAAGTGCCACGTGAGCGTTGCTACACCTGCCACAACGATACCTCCCGCCTGAATCTCTATGGAAAAACGGAGTTCCTCCATCGCATGCACGTGACCGAACACAAGGTCGAATGCCTCAACTGTCATATCGAAATTACGCACAAGATCCCGGCGCGGGAGGAAGCTCTGGCGGCCGAATGCAAGAGCTGTCACAGCTCCGCTGCCGGCCACTCCGCGGTGCGTGACTTCTACCGCGGGATTAGTGGGAAGGGCGTGAATCCCCGACCCGCGGCGATGTATCTGGCTGGGGTGCGGTGCGAGGCTTGTCACAACGTGCCCGGCTCCGAGTTCGGTCGCGCCAGCGAGGTGAGTTGCATGTCCTGCCACGGTCCGAAATACCTCACCATCTATCGGAGTTGGCAGCTCGGGTTGGGGAAAAGACTCGAGGGCGTGAAGGCCGAGTTGCGGGAGAGCAAAAAACGAGCGGAGGCTAACAGTGATGCGATCCAAGGTAAGCTTCTGAAAGAGGCCGAGGACAACGTCTCTCTAGTCGAGCAAGGACGGGGAATTCACAACCCCGGCTACGCCCTAGACCTGCTCGAGAGTGCCCATCGCGCCAGCCTGGCCGCGCTTGGAGCCGCAGGCGACGGAAAACCGGCCCGCGCCGCGTGGGTCCAGGCACCGTACGAAGCCGATTGCCTGCAGTGTCACTTCGGCATCGAGTACATCTCCGGTAACGCGTTCGGCCGGGAGTTTCCTCATGGCAAACATGTGGTGTCCGGCCGCTTGCGCTGCACCGTCTGTCACCAAGGAAGGGAAAAACACGGGGTGATGAAAATCGGGGCTGAGGACTGTGAGCGTTGTCACACGCGCATTACCAAGCCGATGGCGGTGGCGGCGGAGGAGTGTCTTGGCTGCCATACGGCAGATATCGGGCGAGTGTCGGACAAGGTTCGGTTCCCGCACGACAAGCATGTAGAATCGGGTGTCGATTGCGCGCTTTGTCACGTTGGAGTGGCGCAAGCACCGCACCGCGCCTTCGCGCACTCGGCGACTGCGCTGCCTAAGCTGGGTCATGCCCTGTGTGTTACCTGCCATAGCGCCGACGTCCCATCGGGTGACGACATCCCGGAAGGAGCGGAGTGCACGAAATGCCATGTCGAGTCGTAG
- a CDS encoding 4Fe-4S dicluster domain-containing protein codes for MNRRLFLQKIASVLAMLGLPVGLFGGKPAAASTKGGKAANKPWYGMGVDVDKCIGCGRCMDACKMENDVPREPFFFRTWVERYVVKNDGDVNIQSIGTLTNPTSEVVAERDILRSFFVPKLCNQCANPPCVQVCPVGATFQTEDGVVLVNSETCIGCRYCIQACPYGARYLHPETDTADKCTFCYHRISKGLLPACVEVCPTQARVFGDTHSVASPLARLKRMNKIFVLKPHLNTEPKVYYANLDGEVK; via the coding sequence ATGAATAGACGATTATTCCTCCAAAAGATCGCCTCCGTTCTGGCGATGCTGGGCCTGCCGGTCGGGCTCTTTGGCGGGAAGCCTGCTGCCGCGTCAACCAAGGGTGGAAAGGCCGCAAACAAGCCTTGGTACGGGATGGGGGTCGATGTCGACAAGTGCATCGGCTGCGGCAGATGCATGGATGCGTGCAAGATGGAGAATGATGTCCCCCGAGAGCCCTTTTTCTTCCGTACCTGGGTTGAGCGCTACGTCGTCAAGAATGATGGCGACGTCAACATTCAGAGCATCGGCACGCTGACCAACCCGACGAGCGAAGTAGTGGCCGAACGGGACATCCTCCGGAGCTTTTTCGTTCCGAAGTTGTGCAACCAATGCGCCAACCCGCCGTGCGTTCAAGTCTGTCCCGTCGGCGCAACGTTCCAGACCGAGGACGGTGTGGTGTTGGTCAACAGTGAAACCTGCATCGGCTGCCGGTACTGCATCCAAGCCTGTCCCTATGGCGCGCGTTACTTGCATCCCGAAACGGACACCGCTGACAAGTGCACGTTTTGTTACCACCGGATATCGAAAGGACTGCTGCCGGCATGCGTCGAGGTGTGTCCGACGCAGGCCCGAGTCTTTGGCGACACCCACAGCGTTGCGAGTCCCCTCGCAAGATTGAAGCGCATGAACAAGATCTTCGTGCTCAAGCCGCACCTGAACACCGAACCGAAGGTCTATTACGCGAATCTCGACGGAGAAGTGAAATGA